The Bacillota bacterium genome includes a window with the following:
- a CDS encoding sigma-70 family RNA polymerase sigma factor — protein sequence MKVTKQELKTLFKLYYKKVFYAAYYVTKDKYLSEDITQETFIKAYKKLHQLRDTEKLEAWLFKIAINLAHDELKRRKKNVIVPDLEFEKNDSGNNDPEDIYLKKETSEILNQLNLSTRSGLCSCSLSEIL from the coding sequence ATGAAAGTTACTAAACAGGAACTTAAAACACTTTTCAAGCTTTATTATAAAAAAGTCTTTTACGCGGCTTATTACGTCACTAAAGACAAGTACCTGTCTGAAGATATTACGCAGGAAACCTTTATAAAAGCGTATAAAAAACTTCACCAACTCAGAGATACAGAAAAGCTTGAAGCCTGGTTGTTTAAAATAGCAATAAATTTAGCTCATGATGAATTAAAACGTCGGAAAAAGAACGTAATCGTTCCTGATCTAGAATTTGAGAAAAATGATTCCGGAAATAACGATCCGGAAGATATTTATCTGAAGAAGGAGACAAGTGAAATATTAAACCAGTTAAATTTATCAACTAGATCCGGACTATGTTCATGTTCTCTGTCTGAAATACTATGA